The DNA segment CAGATCAGGGGTGAGTGCCTTTGTTCCATAATCATAGAAGAAGGCCACACCGTAGTCGTTGGAGAGTGGGATCTTTTCAGGATCTTTGTAAGGGTAAGTCACAACAGGCTGAGCGATTGCGCCGTCAATCATCAGAATAACTTCAATCCCGTAAGGGAGATTTACACTGGAGTAAGTTTTTACGTTGTGAAAAACAGAGAATTCTTCTGCCGCTGTGTTTACGTTGGCATTATTTACGCCTTTATCGAGATAATTTCTGATCTCACCGTAGAAAGACGGGGAGCACACAAGACGCATAATGCTTCTCGGAATACCTCTGACATAGTCATTTTTCACGGTTTCAAGTTTCTGAATCATGTCTTCCAGCTTCTTTTCAATCGTATCTATGCCAGAAGCGGGTTCATATGATGCGCCGGCGATGACGGCAGTCTGGAAGAAAGCTTCATCAAGTTCCGCAACAACGGTGTCAACATGGTTGTCTGCGCGTCTTGTCATAATGTTTCCGACACCGAATGTGTCAAGATCAAACTTTGCGGCTTCTTCAACGATTTCGCGATGCTGGTCAAGGTTTACAGTAGTAGGCGGAATATTCAGCTTGTCGCCAGCTCCAGCGGCTCTTGCTGTTCCGTATACCTTTGAAGCGCTGTTCTTAAATCTCTTGAATTCAACAGAACCAGCGGCGGGGTTTCCAGTGTAAGCCTGTGACTTCAAACCACTGGACAATGTTTCTTTTTGGATATTCCCAATTACGAAGCCGGAAACATCTTTTAAGTCGACTTTAGTCGAACCGGATTCGAACAGAGATATCGCTTTTGTTCTTGCCATTAAAAATCAATCCTTCCTGTTTTTAAGTTGTTATTAAAAAATAACCGGGCCTTCCGGAGCGGCTTTTGCCGGCGGATTTCCACCCGGAGCGGGTTTTGCTCCTTTAATGTCTGTTTTTTGTTCCTGTTCCTTAAATAGATAGGCCTTTGATTCCTTGATCGGTTTAATCAAGCCATCAAGGTCAGTTTTCAAATTACCGGAATCATCGACATCGATCTTTTCAAGATCCAGAAGTGAAATGATATCAGCTGGGTCATGTGCTTGGCTGGCAAGCGCCATTTTCAAAGCCGTGTTTTTCTGAATCTTCTTGATCTCTGCCGTATGGTTTGTTTGCAGCGTAGTAATTGTGTTCTGGGCAGCCTTTACATCGTCGGCGAGTTTTGCGGGATCTCCGGAACCGCCCATTGCCTTTAAAGCTTCGGCGGCAGCTTTCAGAGCGTTTTCAGCGCTTGCCTTTCCGCTGTTTGCGCCGTTGTACTTCTCGGCGGGGACGAAAGACCCGTCATTTCCGACTACTACGTCAACGTCCTTTCCATCCTTACCCTTGCCTTTCAACGCTGTTTCAACCTGAGTCGTAAGTTCCGTTCCCAGAATAGTTTTAATATTTTCGCTTAGCATAAGATTCCTTTCTCCGCTGTCTTTTTCGTGACTTCCACACGCTTTGCGGCTCCGTCTGTGCGCCGGACGGTTACGGCTTTTGTGTGTATGAAAAAGACGCCACCGGGAATGGTGACGCCTTAGTCTGCGTAAAAGGGCATAAGAAAACGCCGGCCATATGGTCGACGTTTTCTATTTTTTTTGAAGTTCGCTTTCCGTGAATTCCTTATCAAAAGACGTTTTAAAAGTGTCGCCGTCCGAGTCAAAGAATTCGACAGTGTAAGCCTCCCCATTCCCGTGAATGTAAACAATTGTTCCTTCTGTTCCTCTTTTTATTCTGGTTTTGGGATCGTCTTCTTTTAAAACAACTATATCATATAGTTTTAACATAGTCTTTTACCTCATTTATTTTTCTTGTAAAATGTTGCGGTTATCAGACGTGGAATATCCGATTCACTATCTATTTGCCATACGGTATTCAAGTGTAGGTAACGATCTTTCTTTCCGTACATAATAACAGGAACTGTATATTTGGTACCATATCTCGTTGTAATGCCCTTAGTTGCCGGCGACTTTTGTACTTCCCTAAATAGTTTGTCAGAAAATTCATTCCAGTTTTGATAATGATAACCTAAAACTTTATTTATTACGTGAGCTTTGTCTTTTCCGCGTGGGTGGTTACTATTTAAAAGATAATCCTGGATTTTTTCCGATGGCGTAGACGCTGCTCCTGCATTCGGTAGTATTTCCCGTTTTGACACACTGTTATATAAATGAGTCTTAGCCGCCATATATGAATATTTTTCAACGTTCTTATACTTCATATTTTGGAACGCTTCAAGTGTCTCAGGTATTTCTTCTGAAGGAAGAATTGTTCGGTAAGAGTCGTATTGTTCCGTATCCGCTTTTTTATTATAAACCTTTTTCCGCTCGATTTCAACGTATCCTTCTCCATAAGCGGCTGTCTGGTAATCATACCACTCTTGGTATGTCATATTTCGCGGCATTTCCTCGCCTGAATTATACCAGTCCATTTCATCATCCGGATCGTATTCAATCGTTGTGCATCTACAGCTAGGGTGCATAGGTGGGAAATTAACGCCCGTCTGCGCTTTATCGACCGGAAAATGCTTACCATCCAGATCACCGCATACAGAGCACGTACGGACTTCCAGCGTCGCCATGAATTCATATTCCTTCACACCCGCTGCTTTGTATGCCGCCTTTTCAGCTTCATTATGAAAATGGCTTGCCTCTGTACGTATAAGCTTTTCAGCATTCTTAAAGGACTGCCCCATTCTGTCTGACATAGCCGAGGTGATACTATGCAGCAGCCCAAGTGGGATATATACGAAGCGGTTATTCTCCATGAAAGCTATCATGAGACACTCAAAGGTGAATTACCAAGATCACGCATTGTACAAAGAGTTTCTGCCGATTTGCGGAGAATGGCTATTAACAATGGTGTTGAAATTTACGATATCTATCGAAACTGTAGGTTTTTTGGAAGAAGCGCTCCAACAAAAAAAGAGGGTGTCATTTTACTATTTTGACCTTAATGAACACAGCGAAAAGGTATATCGTAAAAGCAAGGAGCGATACATTGTAGAGCCGATGGCACTGGTTTTTAATGAGGACAATTATTATCTAACATGCTACAGTTCAAAGTATGATGGAATCTGTAATTATCGTGTGGATCGTATGGAGTTATTAGCAATAAAAAAGCAGGCAGAGGATATTGAAAACAGAATAGAGATAATTAACAGCGGTGAAAATTCAATAAATGAACTTTCTATCTTAGAAAGGGAAGAGCGTGCAAGTTTTAAATTTATTGTTGAAAATGCTGCAACTATAATTAAAAATGCATTGGTGAAAATAGAGTTTTTTGAGTCAAAGAAGAGATTTGCTACAAATGTTGTAAAGTTATGGGATAGTTGGAGTGAAGACTATAAGATATTTAAAACCACGTTGAAAGATGATCTTAAAAATGCTTGTGAAGATGACAGTATTGAAAGTGAGGAATAACCCATAACTGTTAATAAACATTTTTTGCAGATTTCAATAGCAGAAACCGGACGACTCAAGGGACTAGATTACCGTAAATCCACGAAGCACTCGGCAAAAAGAATGAATAGCCCAACTAACACTGTTAAGCCAAGGTGTTTAGGCAGAGCAAATCATACACTTTTATTTTTCATTGAACCCTGTTATTTTTTATAGAACTATTTTATTTTTCCTCTAGGGGTATTCAAATTCTCCCTTACACCGGAAGTGCTAGGGAAACCCCATAACGCAGAAAAAGCCTGCAATACAAAGGATTTTGAATACCCCTACGGGGCAAATCCCTTGTATTACAAGCTTTTCTAATAGGCAAAATAAAAAGGTACTCAGTGGAATTGTATTGTCCACTGAGTACCTTTGTGATTATTGTAGGCTGTGTAAGGGTCTGAACCCAAACCAACTCATAATTCGTGAAAAGTATTGTATATTAAGCTTTTTGGGTGTAGAATAATGACATAGGTAATAATTCCTATAATTTCAAGTAGGCTATTATTACCCCCTTGGCATTTTGCACCCCATTATGTTGGCACGGCGAGGGGCAAAATTAAAATGTTCAATGAGGAACGCTTCAAGGAATAAGGTTTAATTCCTGTCACCCGCACCATATAGCAGGACATTCAGAAAGAGTGTCCTACTTATGCAGCTCGCACATCGTCTGAAAAACAGCGCGCTGTCATCCTGCTCATGCGACGCGCCGGACTTTTTGTATTTTCGGTTTCAGTCGCGCTCAGATGAAATGTATACTCTCCGTACTACAATTCCGCATTAGCAAGTATCGCGCGGACGGACAGTTCGTAGATTTTATACTTGAATCGTTGAACGATATCACCTCGCTATCTGGTACATTATAGCATGAAATCAACATAATGGCAATATGAATACCACTCCCACTATAAGAGTAAAGAGACAGCCCCGCCGAAGCTGGGCTGAAATATTACACGAAGCATTCCGAATATCTGTCGTCAGCTTTTATTGCTTCAATCAGATCTTCGGGCGCGGCTGAAAGCCATCCCTTCCATGAACCCCCAGGTACGGTTGGAAAATTATCACTCGGAAATGTGACCTTTGAAACAAGTGGCGCTGTATAGTGATACAAGCCGGTGTTGCGTATCGCTTCATATTTCTTCTCATGTGTAAATCCGATATTGAAATATTCCATTGCTCTTTCTGTATTTCCTTGCCGGGCGGTAAATATTGCGCTCCACAAATACAGTTCACGTAAATCGGCATGACAAATTCCGCAGTTTCCATCATCAAGAATTGATTCATATAAATGGGCAACATCAAGAAGTTTTTGTATGCCGGATTCGCTCCAACACATTGACAGCTTTGACATAACTGCAGTTTCCATAACATTTTTAAGCTGCCTTATCAGTGCAATAAGCGCTTCGCCTTGGTATAAATCACGCTTTTCTCCTTCGGCCGCGGCAGAAAGCAGAATCTCACGACATATTGTAACGGAATCCTGTCGCAAAGCCATAGCTTCTGCTTTATCAGTTGCGCCCATAGAAGCATACAAGCGAATAGCAACTGTAATAACTGCCATCCGATCTTCAGAGTCAATATTCAATACAAGAACTCGTTCAAACAAAGACAATGCTTCTTGCCAGTATTCATTTTGCGAATTGTATTCAATATCATTCTGTGTGTAATCACTGCCGTCTACTGTCTTTCCGCGAGCGCCGTACTTTTGCCATCCAAGCTGTGTGAGCGCGTATCCGAGGCGAACTAAAAGCTGCGGTTCGGACGGAAATTCTGATATTGCCTCCCGAAGCAGAGCGACACATGGCATCATATCCCCTTGCGCATTCAGATAATCGTCCGCTTTACACATAATTAATTTCATTTTACTGTCGCGGTCGTTGTCATATCCAAATAATTCATCAATCGTGATGTGAAAATAATTCGCAATCGACGGAATGATCTCCATATCGGGATACCCACCATTTGCCTCCCAGCGCGAAACGGCCTGACTCGTTACACCGAGCGCGTCCGCCAGTGCTTCCTGTGTCCGACTGTCTCGTTTACGTAACACTCTGATTTTTTCTCCTAAATTAACTTGCATAATCGCACCTCCACTATTTGTTCACCGGTGTGATTTTATTATAACAAGTAATAGTAATATAATCAATAATCAAATTGTTGTTACAATATCAAGTAATACTTGTAAGATCATATCATCCCATTTTCGAAGGGCGGATCATCCATGACGGCAGCAAATATTCAGCTCATGTGCGCACGGTGCAACTTACGAAACCACGATAATATTGAGTAATTATAGAAAACCAAGTTCTATCCAGTTTTTTGCGTAGAGGAACGGTGTTATGGAGAAAAAGGTTACTGTAATTTCTGCGAGAAAAGATGTTGCGGGAATAAAAAAAGTCGGCATATACTGCCATGTCAGTTCGCCATCTAGCGCTCAACTTCATAGCCTTGCTGCACAAGCATCATATCTGACGAAATATGTGATGAGCCACATCGGTTGGCGAATAGCGGACATCTACATTGATGTGGAGAGCGGTTCAAACACTTTTGGCCGTGCTGAGTTTAATCGTATGATTGAGGACGCCAAGAAGGGAATCATTGATCAAGTCGTAACAAAGAGCATTAGCAGGTTTGGACGGAACGCAGAAGATGTACTTACCGCCGTTCATTCGCTATCGTCTCATGGCGTTCATGTTTATTTTGAGGAGCAATCTATTGATAGCCAATCGCCAGAAAGCGAATTATATATATCGATATTCAGCGGGCTGGCACAAGCCGAAAACCTCAATCTTAGTCAGAATATCAAATGGGGTATACGTAAAAAAATCGAAGATGGCTCATCACCTATATATGATCGACCGTGCTATGGCTACCAAATAGATGAGACTTCTACATTTATTACCGTGCCTGAGGAAGCTACTGTCGTTCGCAGGATATTTGCCATGTACCTATGTGGGATGAGTGTTCTAAAGATTAAGGCTGCGCTTGAGGCGGATAGAATCATGTCACCAACCGGGAAGAGTAACTGGAGCAAGCGTACCATCGATATCATCCTGTCAAACAAAAAATACTGTGGTTTCTCTGTGGTCAAAGGAGAAAAGGGGACATACGAGCGTGAAAACCACCATGAGCCAATCATAACGCTTGATCTCTTTGAAAAAGTTCAGACAACCAAAGCAGAACGGACCAATGTTGAGATAGGCGAAGATGGAAAACGGCATCGAAAAAGCACAAAATACTCATCGCAAAAGACATCACAAAAGTAATTAGCCTATGTGACATATGGCTTTAATTAGATTAGCCTGACGATCTTGAACCTTTTAATTTTGCCCTATACAATTTAATTTTGCCTCTGTTGCCGCTTGAGGAGGGGTGCAAAATTTATTTGTAAACTTAAGAGCAAAAATCAGCATCAAATAAAAAAACGAGACAGGACGGGCTTTTTGCACCCCCTTGTCTCGCTTTTCCCTTGTACTACGGGCTTTTCTAATAGGCAAAATTAAAAGGTAGTCAGTCAATTTGTATCATTGACTGACTACCTTTGTGGTGGAAACAGGGGGACTCGAACCCTCGACCTCACGGATGTGAACCGTGCG comes from the Oscillospiraceae bacterium genome and includes:
- a CDS encoding phage scaffolding protein, whose amino-acid sequence is MLSENIKTILGTELTTQVETALKGKGKDGKDVDVVVGNDGSFVPAEKYNGANSGKASAENALKAAAEALKAMGGSGDPAKLADDVKAAQNTITTLQTNHTAEIKKIQKNTALKMALASQAHDPADIISLLDLEKIDVDDSGNLKTDLDGLIKPIKESKAYLFKEQEQKTDIKGAKPAPGGNPPAKAAPEGPVIF
- a CDS encoding DUF4926 domain-containing protein, which codes for MLKLYDIVVLKEDDPKTRIKRGTEGTIVYIHGNGEAYTVEFFDSDGDTFKTSFDKEFTESELQKK
- a CDS encoding minor capsid protein, whose amino-acid sequence is MIAFMENNRFVYIPLGLLHSITSAMSDRMGQSFKNAEKLIRTEASHFHNEAEKAAYKAAGVKEYEFMATLEVRTCSVCGDLDGKHFPVDKAQTGVNFPPMHPSCRCTTIEYDPDDEMDWYNSGEEMPRNMTYQEWYDYQTAAYGEGYVEIERKKVYNKKADTEQYDSYRTILPSEEIPETLEAFQNMKYKNVEKYSYMAAKTHLYNSVSKREILPNAGAASTPSEKIQDYLLNSNHPRGKDKAHVINKVLGYHYQNWNEFSDKLFREVQKSPATKGITTRYGTKYTVPVIMYGKKDRYLHLNTVWQIDSESDIPRLITATFYKKNK
- a CDS encoding WYL domain-containing protein, giving the protein MKAIMRHSKVNYQDHALYKEFLPICGEWLLTMVLKFTISIETVGFLEEALQQKKRVSFYYFDLNEHSEKVYRKSKERYIVEPMALVFNEDNYYLTCYSSKYDGICNYRVDRMELLAIKKQAEDIENRIEIINSGENSINELSILEREERASFKFIVENAATIIKNALVKIEFFESKKRFATNVVKLWDSWSEDYKIFKTTLKDDLKNACEDDSIESEE
- a CDS encoding helix-turn-helix transcriptional regulator, whose amino-acid sequence is MQVNLGEKIRVLRKRDSRTQEALADALGVTSQAVSRWEANGGYPDMEIIPSIANYFHITIDELFGYDNDRDSKMKLIMCKADDYLNAQGDMMPCVALLREAISEFPSEPQLLVRLGYALTQLGWQKYGARGKTVDGSDYTQNDIEYNSQNEYWQEALSLFERVLVLNIDSEDRMAVITVAIRLYASMGATDKAEAMALRQDSVTICREILLSAAAEGEKRDLYQGEALIALIRQLKNVMETAVMSKLSMCWSESGIQKLLDVAHLYESILDDGNCGICHADLRELYLWSAIFTARQGNTERAMEYFNIGFTHEKKYEAIRNTGLYHYTAPLVSKVTFPSDNFPTVPGGSWKGWLSAAPEDLIEAIKADDRYSECFV
- a CDS encoding recombinase family protein, whose translation is MEKKVTVISARKDVAGIKKVGIYCHVSSPSSAQLHSLAAQASYLTKYVMSHIGWRIADIYIDVESGSNTFGRAEFNRMIEDAKKGIIDQVVTKSISRFGRNAEDVLTAVHSLSSHGVHVYFEEQSIDSQSPESELYISIFSGLAQAENLNLSQNIKWGIRKKIEDGSSPIYDRPCYGYQIDETSTFITVPEEATVVRRIFAMYLCGMSVLKIKAALEADRIMSPTGKSNWSKRTIDIILSNKKYCGFSVVKGEKGTYERENHHEPIITLDLFEKVQTTKAERTNVEIGEDGKRHRKSTKYSSQKTSQK